From a single Lolium rigidum isolate FL_2022 chromosome 7, APGP_CSIRO_Lrig_0.1, whole genome shotgun sequence genomic region:
- the LOC124675817 gene encoding hsp70-Hsp90 organizing protein-like, which produces MADEAKAKGNAAFAAGRFEEAAGHFGDAIALAPDNHVLYSNRSAAYASLGRFTDALADAERTVALRPDWAKGYSRLGAARLGLADAAGAVEAYEKGLALDPSNAALRDGLAQARPRARGGDAIGKVFQGPDLWTKIAADPATRAYLDQPDFTRMLREVQRNPAALNTYLSDPRMVQVLSLLLNIRFQNQTGNEAPEPAPSPPSQSTPPPPPSPKQQQPETKPREPEPEPVEMTDEEKERKEKKAAAHKEKEAGNAAYKKKDFETAIQHYTKAMELDDQDISYLTNRAAVYLEMGQYDECIKDCDVAVERGRELRADFKMISRALTRKGTALAKLAKSSKDYDVAIETFQKALTEHRNPDTLKRLNDAERAKKELEQQEYYDPKLADEEREKGNEFFKQQKYPEAVKHYTEALRRNPKDPKVYSNRAACYTKLGAMPEGLKDAEKCIDLDPAFPKGYTRKGAIQFFMKEYDKAMETYQEGLKHDPSNQELLDGVKRCIQQINKANRGELTPEELKERQGKAMQDPEIQNILTDPVMRQVLIDLQENPRSSQEHLKNPGVKQKIQKLVNAGIVQMK; this is translated from the exons ATGGCCGACGAGGCGAAGGCCAAGGGCAACGCGGCCTTCGCGGCGGGCCGCTTCGAGGAGGCGGCGGGCCACTTCGGCGACGCCATCGCGCTCGCCCCGGACAACCACGTCCTCTACTCCAACCGCTCCGCGGCCTACGCCTCGCTCGGCCGTTTCACGGACGCGCTCGCCGACGCCGAGCGCACCGTCGCGCTCCGGCCCGACTGGGCCAAGGGCTACTCCCGCCTGGGCGCCGCGCGCCTCGGCCTCGCGGACGCCGCGGGCGCCGTCGAGGCCTACGAGAAGGGGCTCGCCCTCGACCCCTCCAACGCCGCCCTCAGGGACGGGCTCGCCCAGGCCCGCCCGCGCGCCcgcggcggcgacgccatcggcaAGGTGTTCCAGGGCCCCGACCTCTGGACCAAGATCGCCGCCGACCCCGCCACGCGCGCCTACCTCGACCAGCCCGACTTCACCCGGATGCTGCGCGAGGTGCAGCGGAACCCCGCCGCCCTCAACACCTACCTCTCCGACCCCCGCATGGTGCAGGTGCTCAGCCTCCTGCTCAACATCAGGTTCCAGAACCAGACCGGTAATGAGGCCCCCGAGCCGGCGCCCTCGCCGCCGTCTCAGTCgaccccgccaccgccgccgtccccaAAGCAGCAGCAGCCCGAGACCAAGCCGAGGGAGCCGGAGCCCGAGCCGGTTGAGATGACCGATGAGGAGAAGGAGCGCAAGGAGAAGAAAGCGGCGGCGCACAAGGAGAAGGAGGCGGGGAACGCCGCTTACAAGAAGAAGGATTTCGAGACGGCCATCCAGCACTACACGAAAGCCATGGAGCTCGACGACCAGGACATCTCCTACCTCACAAACCGCGCCGCCGTTTACCTCGAGATGGGGCAG TATGATGAGTGCATCAAGGATTGCGATGTGGCTGTTGAGAGGGGAAGGGAACTTCGTGCTGACTTCAAGATGATCTCGAGGGCGCTGACAAGGAAAGGAACTGCTCTTGCCAAACTCGCCAAGAGCTCAAAAGACTACGATGTTGCCATCGAGACTTTCCAGAAGGCTCTAACTGAGCATCGAAACCCAGATACCCTGAAAAGACTAAATGATGCCGAACGAGCAAAGAAGGAGCTCGAGCAACAAGAGTACTATGATCCAAAATTAGCTGATGAGGAGCGAGAGAAAG gtaatgaattctttaagcagcAAAAATACCCGGAAGCAGTGAAACATTACACTGAAGCGCTCAGGAGAAACCCAAAGGATCCAAAG GTATACAGCAACAGGGCTGCCTGCTACACCAAGCTGGGTGCTATGCCTGAAGGTCTCAAGGATGCCGAGAAGTGCATCGATCTAGATCCTGCATTTCCCAAGGGATACACCAGGAAAGGTGCAATCCAATTTTTCATGAAAGAATACGACAAAGCAATGGAAACATATCAGGAAGGGCTAAAGCATGATCcaagtaaccaagagctgcttgaCGGTGTAAAGAG ATGTATTCAACAGATCAACAAGGCCAACAGAGGTGAACTTACGCCAGAGGAATTGAAAGAGAGACAG GGCAAAGCTATGCAGGACCCTGAAATCCAGAACATCCTGACAGACCCCGTCATGCGGCAG GTGTTGATCGATTTACAGGAGAATCCAAGGTCATCTCAGGAGCACCTCAAGAACCCAGGAGTGAAGCAAAAGATCCAGAAGCTAGTGAACGCAGGGATAGTCCAGATGAAGTAG